In the genome of Leucobacter luti, one region contains:
- a CDS encoding Ig-like domain repeat protein yields the protein MNFSFRPARAAVSVVAAAALVTSALIATPAFAIAAPPSPAGPSVSGAPAVSEIRWTGEAGGDLGFAASRSSCDVNGDGFLDTIVGDWWWKRGNTANAGAAYVLLGGAEPVGGPIGRGTAVGAVRIDGPNSANAFAGLSVSCLGDVNGDGLDDVILGSNRTQRTWVVLGAKDFEPVDVDTIGGRGFEVTNSAAVAENAAPGGSANFGYAVSGLGDVNGDGLADFAITDNLYDRPANPETGAAAASNIGRVWVIAGSGDVTTIDVAADAHASRVLFTIDGSGGQIISAEDAGDVNGDGLADIVLGSYGATPWGPSAPVAGAAYAVFGATTRQSVDVAHLGTQGFAVYGPQRGRDRIGTSIAAIGDINGDGKADFVVGGDGVPNAATGPRAGGAAVVLGSESTQTVFTTPGASENAVYHCAEETTNASGACAGATVPRGYWIDGAVDNDKFGWSAAGVEDLNGDGVPEIVLGAWGQDSGGTNAGALYVVYGTPGFSGTIATAALDSAAGFRIDGAAAGAQLGRSVGGIGDFDGNGVPDLVGGANGTDYASVYLLGATATEATLETAGLTVATGGTLTARIAGARAGAGVPSGTVSFAQAGVLVPGCEAIPVAEGVAHCNVTSLPRGGAQTFSAAFEDSSMRFSASTAELTSDVEKLVSSTVLSGDAVATAQDELEFIATVPSDATGEVVFTAGSTALGTAPIQNGTATLAYSSPVATTFQLSVRYAGDARYGESSSKPRRITIGLVPVTLSAVTVDATKAVYGVRPSAAVRVSGAASGTVLFTAGSRELGTATVNSAGRATLRLPTLPVGSYRVAAEYIGDDTFADTAKRYSTGTLQISKASVRSAKVTTKAAKYGTRPTVTVTLGKLNSGAYPTGRVVISFGAAKKTVTLTAANKGVIRVQAPKALKATVKVTAQFQGSKNITATSASATQQVAAKPLKRKP from the coding sequence GTGAACTTTTCCTTCCGACCCGCGCGAGCGGCGGTGAGCGTCGTCGCCGCTGCTGCGCTCGTGACGAGCGCGCTTATCGCCACTCCAGCATTCGCCATCGCGGCCCCGCCGAGCCCAGCTGGGCCCTCCGTTTCAGGTGCTCCGGCAGTCTCTGAGATTCGCTGGACCGGCGAGGCCGGAGGTGACCTCGGATTTGCGGCCAGTCGCAGTTCCTGCGACGTGAACGGCGATGGTTTCCTAGACACCATCGTTGGCGATTGGTGGTGGAAACGTGGCAACACGGCAAACGCTGGCGCAGCTTACGTGTTGCTGGGTGGCGCTGAGCCAGTCGGTGGTCCGATCGGGCGCGGCACCGCGGTCGGCGCGGTGCGGATCGACGGCCCGAACAGCGCGAATGCGTTCGCCGGGCTCAGCGTGTCGTGCCTGGGCGATGTCAACGGGGATGGCCTCGACGACGTGATTCTGGGTTCAAACCGGACGCAGCGCACGTGGGTAGTGCTGGGCGCGAAAGACTTCGAACCTGTCGACGTTGACACGATCGGTGGGCGCGGGTTTGAAGTGACGAATTCTGCTGCAGTGGCTGAGAACGCTGCCCCTGGTGGGAGTGCAAACTTCGGGTACGCGGTGAGTGGGCTGGGCGATGTCAACGGAGACGGGCTCGCAGACTTCGCGATCACCGATAACCTGTACGACCGGCCAGCGAACCCTGAGACCGGCGCTGCCGCCGCGTCGAACATCGGACGGGTCTGGGTCATCGCAGGGTCCGGAGACGTGACCACGATCGACGTCGCGGCCGATGCACATGCCTCCCGGGTGCTCTTCACGATCGACGGCAGCGGTGGCCAGATCATCTCGGCGGAGGACGCAGGAGACGTAAACGGAGATGGGCTCGCCGATATTGTGCTCGGGAGCTACGGGGCCACACCGTGGGGCCCGTCCGCTCCAGTTGCCGGTGCCGCATATGCCGTGTTCGGGGCCACGACACGCCAGAGTGTCGACGTTGCACACCTGGGGACACAGGGCTTCGCCGTCTACGGTCCACAGCGTGGCCGAGACCGAATCGGGACCTCCATTGCTGCGATTGGCGATATCAACGGGGACGGAAAAGCTGACTTCGTGGTCGGCGGCGACGGCGTGCCCAACGCAGCGACCGGGCCGCGCGCAGGCGGCGCAGCCGTCGTCCTCGGATCCGAATCAACTCAGACCGTGTTCACCACGCCCGGTGCGTCCGAGAACGCTGTCTACCACTGCGCAGAGGAGACCACGAATGCATCGGGCGCGTGCGCTGGGGCAACCGTGCCGCGTGGGTACTGGATCGACGGTGCAGTCGACAACGACAAGTTCGGCTGGTCAGCCGCAGGAGTCGAAGATCTCAATGGCGACGGCGTTCCCGAGATCGTGCTCGGTGCCTGGGGGCAGGACTCCGGTGGGACGAACGCCGGCGCACTGTACGTCGTGTACGGCACGCCGGGATTCTCCGGCACCATCGCCACCGCCGCACTCGATTCCGCGGCTGGCTTCCGGATCGACGGGGCAGCTGCGGGCGCGCAGCTGGGCCGCTCAGTTGGCGGAATAGGTGACTTTGACGGGAATGGCGTTCCGGATCTCGTCGGCGGGGCAAATGGCACGGACTACGCGTCGGTGTACCTGCTCGGTGCCACCGCTACTGAGGCCACGCTTGAAACGGCGGGTCTCACCGTTGCCACTGGAGGAACGCTGACCGCGCGGATCGCTGGAGCTCGAGCGGGGGCGGGGGTGCCGAGCGGCACCGTGTCGTTCGCGCAGGCAGGCGTCCTCGTGCCAGGGTGCGAAGCGATCCCCGTCGCCGAGGGGGTCGCACACTGTAACGTGACGAGCCTCCCTCGCGGAGGAGCGCAGACGTTCAGCGCGGCATTTGAAGACTCGAGCATGCGGTTCTCTGCGTCGACAGCTGAGCTCACGAGTGACGTGGAAAAGCTCGTGTCGTCGACGGTGCTCAGCGGGGACGCGGTCGCGACCGCACAGGATGAACTGGAATTCATCGCGACGGTGCCGTCTGACGCTACAGGCGAAGTCGTGTTCACCGCCGGCTCCACCGCGCTGGGAACCGCGCCGATCCAGAACGGCACCGCGACTCTCGCGTACAGCTCGCCGGTTGCCACGACGTTCCAGCTCAGCGTGCGATACGCCGGTGATGCTCGCTACGGTGAATCCTCGTCGAAACCACGCCGGATCACGATCGGGCTCGTGCCCGTCACGCTCTCTGCCGTGACCGTTGACGCCACGAAAGCCGTCTACGGGGTGCGCCCGAGTGCCGCGGTGCGCGTGTCAGGCGCGGCGAGCGGGACGGTGCTCTTTACCGCAGGCTCACGCGAACTCGGCACCGCCACAGTGAACAGTGCCGGACGGGCAACCCTGCGACTGCCGACGCTCCCGGTCGGGAGCTACCGAGTCGCCGCAGAGTACATCGGGGATGACACCTTCGCTGACACTGCGAAGCGGTACTCGACGGGAACGCTCCAGATCTCGAAGGCGTCAGTGCGCTCCGCGAAGGTGACCACGAAGGCTGCGAAGTACGGCACCCGTCCGACCGTGACGGTCACCCTCGGCAAGCTCAACAGCGGGGCCTATCCCACCGGCCGCGTCGTTATCAGTTTCGGGGCCGCGAAAAAGACGGTGACGCTCACTGCCGCGAACAAGGGCGTCATTCGCGTGCAGGCTCCGAAAGCACTGAAAGCAACCGTGAAGGTCACCGCACAGTTTCAAGGCAGCAAGAACATCACGGCAACATCTGCGAGCGCCACTCAGCAGGTGGCCGCGAAACCCCTGAAGCGGAAGCCGTAG
- a CDS encoding MarR family winged helix-turn-helix transcriptional regulator gives MKNEDEVDRIIADWTSARPDLDLAPLAIFSRLWRITKHLDRARSHAFDRSGLASWEFDVLAVLRRGGEPFLQSPKVLVQQTMVSSGTMTNRIDRMVDRGLVRRLTDPNDGRGVLVEMTPLGLTLVDAAMTRLSDSEERLLGGIPRSERERLSVLLRRLALSVDRFEPDPLPLDGE, from the coding sequence ATGAAGAACGAGGACGAGGTCGATCGGATCATCGCGGACTGGACCAGCGCGAGGCCCGACCTGGATCTCGCGCCACTCGCGATCTTTTCTCGACTGTGGCGCATCACGAAACACCTGGACCGGGCGCGTTCGCATGCGTTCGACCGTTCGGGTCTTGCTTCGTGGGAATTTGACGTGCTCGCGGTCTTGCGCCGCGGCGGTGAGCCATTTTTGCAGAGCCCCAAGGTGCTCGTGCAACAGACGATGGTCTCCAGTGGAACGATGACGAACCGAATCGACCGGATGGTTGATCGCGGGCTTGTGCGTCGGCTCACCGATCCCAACGATGGGCGTGGCGTGCTCGTGGAGATGACCCCACTGGGTCTCACGCTCGTCGACGCAGCAATGACTCGCCTCAGCGATTCTGAGGAACGTCTCCTGGGAGGGATCCCCCGCTCAGAGCGTGAACGGCTCTCAGTGTTGCTGAGACGCCTGGCACTCAGCGTTGACCGCTTCGAACCGGATCCCCTCCCCCTCGACGGCGAATAG
- the glmU gene encoding bifunctional UDP-N-acetylglucosamine diphosphorylase/glucosamine-1-phosphate N-acetyltransferase GlmU has protein sequence MAERSLAVVILAAGQGTRMKSALPKVLHRIGGRSLIAHVLDTAAGLAPSQVIAVVRHDRDRVAAAVLEHAPETVIVDQDATPGTGRAVEQALQALPDEFDGTVVVLSGDVPLVDTVTLDRLVRGHLEGGRAMTLLSAIFDNPTGLGRILRSADGAVTGIVEEKDASDAQRRITEINGGIYVFARHAVQDALAQIDTNNAQGEKYLTDAAARILTGGGAVEAVATDDPWLIAGVNDRAQLAEAGRELNSRIVRAHQRAGVTIQDPTTTWIDADVSIEADVEILPGTFLHGATSIAADAVVGPDTTLVDCEVGAGVRIRRSEATLAVFAAGAEVGPFAFIRPGTELGEHGKIGAFVETKNAKIGDGSKVPHLSYVGDAHIGTGTNIGAGTIFANYDGVQKHQSTVGDGVRVGSKNVLIAPVTIEDGTYTAAGTVVRKNVPSGALALNVAPQRNIEGWVAENRPGTSTAEAAARATGDSAQ, from the coding sequence ATGGCAGAACGTTCGCTTGCGGTCGTGATCCTCGCTGCAGGGCAGGGCACTCGCATGAAGTCCGCGCTCCCCAAGGTGCTGCACCGGATCGGTGGTCGCTCACTCATCGCCCACGTGCTCGACACGGCTGCTGGGCTCGCGCCTTCGCAAGTTATTGCCGTGGTGCGACACGACCGAGACCGCGTCGCCGCGGCAGTGCTTGAGCACGCGCCCGAGACCGTGATCGTGGATCAGGACGCCACGCCGGGGACGGGCCGCGCGGTGGAACAGGCGTTGCAGGCGTTGCCTGATGAGTTTGACGGCACCGTCGTGGTGCTCTCCGGAGACGTACCCCTCGTTGACACCGTCACGCTCGATCGGCTCGTGCGAGGCCACCTTGAGGGCGGGCGCGCAATGACCTTGCTCTCGGCCATTTTCGACAACCCGACTGGCCTCGGTCGCATCCTGCGCTCAGCTGACGGCGCCGTCACCGGGATCGTCGAGGAGAAAGATGCGAGCGACGCGCAACGCCGTATCACCGAGATCAACGGCGGCATCTATGTCTTCGCTCGCCACGCAGTGCAAGACGCGCTCGCGCAGATTGACACGAACAATGCGCAGGGTGAGAAGTATCTGACTGATGCCGCGGCCCGGATTTTGACCGGTGGCGGAGCCGTCGAAGCCGTTGCTACCGACGACCCGTGGCTGATTGCTGGGGTCAACGATCGCGCGCAACTGGCCGAGGCTGGCCGGGAGCTCAACTCCCGCATCGTGCGGGCGCATCAGCGTGCGGGGGTCACGATTCAGGATCCCACCACCACGTGGATTGACGCTGATGTGTCGATCGAGGCCGACGTAGAGATCCTGCCCGGTACGTTCCTGCACGGGGCGACCTCGATCGCGGCGGACGCGGTTGTTGGCCCTGATACCACGCTCGTCGACTGCGAAGTGGGTGCTGGGGTGCGGATCCGGCGCAGCGAAGCAACCCTTGCGGTCTTTGCAGCTGGCGCTGAGGTCGGCCCCTTCGCCTTCATCCGCCCCGGCACCGAACTCGGGGAGCACGGCAAGATTGGCGCCTTTGTCGAGACGAAGAACGCGAAAATCGGCGATGGCAGCAAAGTGCCGCACCTGAGCTACGTGGGCGATGCCCACATTGGCACCGGCACAAACATCGGTGCTGGCACGATCTTCGCGAACTATGACGGGGTGCAGAAGCACCAGTCAACGGTCGGAGACGGCGTTCGGGTTGGTTCAAAGAATGTACTCATCGCGCCGGTTACCATTGAAGATGGAACGTACACGGCAGCGGGTACGGTCGTCCGGAAAAACGTCCCTTCCGGGGCATTGGCGCTGAACGTAGCGCCGCAGCGCAACATTGAAGGATGGGTGGCCGAGAACCGTCCTGGTACGAGCACCGCGGAAGCGGCAGCGCGCGCCACGGGTGACTCGGCCCAGTGA
- a CDS encoding ribose-phosphate diphosphokinase, which produces MSTIEMAGQKKLVLISGRAYPELAEQVAAELGAELVPTDARTFANGELYARFDESVRGSDAFVIQSHTNPINEWLMEQLIIVDALKRASAKRITVVAPFYPYSRQDKKGRGREPISARLVADLFKTAGADRIMSVDLHAPQIQGFFDGPLDHLFAMPVLLAHFQKHLTRDDLTVVSPDMGRVRVADVWSDRLGAPLAIIHKRRDPSVANQASVHGIVGDVKDRWCLMVDDMIDTGGTISKAAEALKEAGARGVTIAATHAIFSGKAVEYLSADFIDQVVVTDTLPVPEEKRFDKLTVLSIAPLLAKAIHEVFEDGSVTSMFEGAA; this is translated from the coding sequence ATGAGTACGATCGAGATGGCGGGGCAGAAGAAGCTCGTCTTGATTTCGGGCCGGGCATACCCCGAGCTCGCCGAGCAGGTGGCCGCCGAACTTGGCGCCGAACTCGTCCCAACTGACGCACGTACGTTTGCCAACGGTGAGCTGTACGCGCGCTTCGATGAGAGCGTCCGCGGCTCCGACGCGTTTGTCATCCAGTCGCACACGAACCCGATCAATGAGTGGCTCATGGAGCAACTCATTATCGTTGACGCACTGAAGCGAGCTTCGGCGAAGCGCATAACCGTCGTAGCGCCGTTCTACCCCTATTCGCGCCAGGACAAGAAGGGCCGCGGGCGCGAGCCGATTTCGGCCCGACTGGTGGCTGACCTGTTCAAGACCGCTGGCGCCGACCGCATCATGTCGGTGGATCTGCACGCCCCGCAGATCCAGGGGTTCTTCGATGGTCCGCTCGACCACCTGTTCGCCATGCCGGTGTTGCTGGCACACTTCCAGAAGCATCTCACCCGTGACGACCTCACAGTCGTATCTCCGGATATGGGCCGCGTGCGCGTCGCCGATGTGTGGAGCGATCGCCTCGGGGCTCCGCTTGCGATTATTCACAAGCGCCGCGACCCCTCGGTCGCAAACCAGGCGTCCGTGCACGGCATCGTCGGAGATGTGAAGGATCGCTGGTGCCTCATGGTCGACGACATGATCGACACGGGTGGCACGATCTCGAAGGCTGCTGAAGCTTTGAAAGAAGCAGGGGCGCGTGGTGTCACGATTGCGGCGACGCACGCGATCTTCTCGGGCAAGGCTGTCGAGTACCTGTCAGCCGACTTCATCGACCAGGTCGTCGTCACGGACACGCTGCCCGTGCCAGAGGAGAAGCGCTTTGACAAGCTGACCGTGCTGTCAATTGCCCCGCTGCTCGCCAAGGCGATCCACGAGGTCTTCGAAGACGGTTCCGTCACCAGTATGTTCGAGGGCGCTGCCTAA
- a CDS encoding APC family permease — protein sequence MTTTSQTPRASQDPGLSRRTLGVPAITLMIIAASAPLTVVAGGVTTSFAVTESLGVPLGFLLIAVILTVFAVGFTAMGRHITNAGAFYAYISQGLSRPLGVGASLIALVSYNAMQIGIYGLFGFQLSMFLEAKLGISSPWWLWILLCIVLVGVLGVNRVDLSAKVLGALVGLEFLVVIIFDIVAIGAAPEGVSTAALNPTALFGPALGIILVFGVAAFMGFEGAAIYGEEAKDPKRTVPRATYAAVAIIGVFYAFSAWAFSVGIGPSQIVAASQEAGPDLMFVFMTDQVGVLFADIMTLLFLTSLFAAQQSFHNAVARYFFSLGREGVLPTWFSRTSRAGAPWAGSVAQTIIALVVVIGFALAGDAFGGAAALGDSAFLYPVLTMFTWLTNTGAMGLVLLMAVIAAAVIGFFRKDPRGVSAWTRMVAPVVSGIALLWVFVMILMNFQLMLGQTEPDASTFVLPGMIFAAGIIGIVWALIIKAKRPEIYRQIGHGTEPGAYGTELVDVVEAGH from the coding sequence ATGACCACCACTTCACAGACGCCACGCGCGTCACAGGATCCGGGCCTCAGTCGCCGCACGCTGGGCGTCCCTGCGATCACCCTGATGATCATCGCCGCCTCCGCGCCGCTGACCGTCGTCGCAGGCGGCGTGACGACGTCGTTTGCGGTCACCGAGTCTCTCGGCGTGCCTCTGGGCTTTCTTCTGATTGCCGTGATCCTCACCGTATTCGCCGTCGGCTTCACGGCGATGGGCCGTCACATTACGAATGCGGGAGCCTTCTACGCGTACATCTCGCAGGGGCTGAGTCGCCCGCTCGGCGTCGGAGCTTCGCTCATCGCACTCGTCTCGTACAACGCCATGCAGATCGGCATTTACGGACTGTTCGGTTTCCAACTGTCCATGTTCCTCGAAGCCAAGCTCGGTATCAGCTCCCCATGGTGGCTCTGGATCCTTCTGTGCATCGTGCTCGTTGGTGTACTCGGAGTCAACCGCGTTGATCTCTCGGCGAAAGTCCTCGGCGCCCTCGTTGGGCTTGAGTTCCTCGTCGTGATCATCTTCGACATTGTCGCGATCGGCGCAGCTCCCGAAGGTGTCTCGACCGCAGCACTCAATCCCACTGCGCTCTTTGGGCCAGCGCTCGGCATCATCCTCGTGTTCGGAGTCGCCGCGTTCATGGGCTTCGAAGGTGCAGCAATCTACGGCGAGGAAGCAAAGGATCCGAAACGAACGGTACCTCGCGCGACCTACGCTGCGGTCGCCATCATCGGCGTGTTCTACGCGTTCAGCGCCTGGGCATTCTCCGTCGGCATCGGGCCGTCCCAGATCGTGGCCGCCTCACAAGAAGCTGGCCCCGACCTGATGTTCGTGTTCATGACCGACCAGGTTGGCGTGCTGTTTGCCGACATCATGACGCTGCTCTTCCTCACGAGCCTGTTCGCCGCACAACAGTCATTTCACAATGCGGTCGCCCGGTACTTCTTCTCGCTCGGCCGCGAGGGAGTGCTGCCCACCTGGTTTTCGCGCACCTCTCGCGCGGGCGCGCCCTGGGCAGGCTCAGTCGCACAGACGATCATCGCGCTTGTCGTGGTGATCGGTTTCGCGCTCGCTGGTGACGCGTTCGGTGGGGCCGCTGCGCTTGGCGATTCGGCGTTCCTCTACCCAGTGCTCACCATGTTCACCTGGCTGACGAACACCGGGGCCATGGGCCTCGTGCTCCTCATGGCCGTGATTGCTGCCGCGGTGATCGGATTCTTCCGCAAGGATCCCCGCGGGGTCAGCGCGTGGACGCGCATGGTGGCCCCCGTGGTCTCCGGAATCGCGTTGCTCTGGGTATTCGTGATGATCCTCATGAACTTCCAGCTCATGCTGGGGCAGACGGAGCCGGATGCATCGACATTCGTGTTGCCTGGCATGATCTTCGCAGCCGGCATCATCGGTATCGTCTGGGCGCTGATCATCAAGGCCAAGCGACCGGAGATCTATCGCCAGATCGGCCACGGAACGGAGCCGGGCGCGTACGGCACGGAGCTCGTCGACGTGGTGGAGGCCGGGCACTAA
- a CDS encoding P1 family peptidase, with the protein MFNVEQSGHGPRARDLGVPFDGTPGAWNAITDVPGLEVGLLTLASDAPVVARTGVTAILPRGKAGAGSPCAAGIAVLNGNGELTGRSWIEESGQLQAPIAITNSHAVGAVHRGIDEWMAAHHAATAAAWMLPVVGETWDGYLNSINADIVQPEHAARALDGAATGPVPEGNVGGGTGMNCYGFKGGTGTASRVVGSGEQSWTVGVLLQANFGSRNELRVLGRPLGRESQAPNTMETDDWFQRDLAAGADGGSSGGGTNTLAEPSSHARAGSTSGAGSTSGAGSTSGAGSHSRATPGAGSVIVIVATDAPLLPDQCRALARRVPLGLARTGTTGSHFSGDIFLAFSTANSGGMSSRMGGDTVVTEKLEHVAWGSIDPFFAAVVEATEEAVVNALVAARDTIGRDGHESFALPHEEVRAAFTP; encoded by the coding sequence ATGTTCAATGTTGAGCAATCAGGCCACGGTCCGCGAGCGCGGGATCTTGGAGTTCCCTTCGATGGGACCCCCGGAGCCTGGAACGCGATCACTGATGTGCCCGGCCTCGAAGTTGGCCTGCTCACACTCGCGAGCGACGCCCCCGTCGTTGCACGCACCGGCGTCACTGCGATTCTGCCGCGAGGCAAAGCAGGCGCAGGGTCGCCATGCGCGGCGGGAATCGCAGTGCTCAACGGAAATGGTGAGCTCACCGGCCGCAGCTGGATTGAGGAGTCCGGGCAGCTGCAGGCCCCGATCGCCATCACGAACTCACACGCTGTGGGTGCCGTACACCGTGGCATCGATGAGTGGATGGCCGCGCACCACGCCGCCACTGCAGCAGCTTGGATGCTCCCGGTTGTTGGCGAAACCTGGGACGGCTATCTCAACTCGATCAACGCAGACATTGTGCAGCCAGAACATGCCGCTCGCGCACTTGACGGCGCGGCAACGGGGCCCGTGCCCGAGGGCAACGTTGGCGGCGGCACCGGCATGAACTGCTACGGCTTCAAGGGCGGAACCGGCACGGCGTCTCGGGTGGTGGGATCCGGCGAGCAGTCGTGGACCGTTGGCGTGCTGCTGCAGGCGAACTTCGGCTCTCGGAATGAGCTTCGGGTCCTCGGCCGTCCACTCGGCCGCGAGTCACAGGCACCGAACACCATGGAAACGGATGACTGGTTCCAGCGGGACCTCGCGGCGGGCGCGGACGGCGGCAGCTCAGGCGGCGGGACGAACACCCTCGCAGAGCCCAGTTCTCACGCCAGGGCTGGATCCACCTCAGGTGCAGGATCCACCTCAGGTGCTGGATCCACCTCAGGTGCAGGATCCCACAGTCGCGCCACCCCCGGCGCAGGAAGTGTGATCGTGATTGTTGCCACTGATGCGCCGCTGCTCCCAGATCAATGCCGCGCGCTCGCTCGTCGCGTTCCACTCGGCCTCGCGCGGACTGGAACGACGGGGAGTCATTTTTCCGGCGACATCTTCCTGGCATTCTCGACCGCCAACAGCGGCGGGATGAGCTCACGAATGGGCGGCGATACGGTCGTCACCGAGAAGCTCGAACACGTTGCGTGGGGCAGCATTGATCCCTTCTTCGCGGCGGTCGTGGAGGCCACCGAGGAAGCCGTGGTCAACGCGCTCGTAGCTGCGCGCGACACCATCGGACGAGATGGCCATGAGAGTTTTGCGCTCCCCCACGAAGAAGTCCGCGCGGCGTTCACCCCCTAG
- a CDS encoding APC family permease — protein MSAQPSTSAAARGSDSSKLAAGRLGTWDIIFFVVSAAAPLTVVVSGAATSFRLGGLGAPGALLFSGVVLIFFALGFTAMSRSVRNAGAFYAYVSRGLGKPVGLGVSSVTVFAYIALVISFYGFIGFFAQFTFAELLGIDLPWGVWSLLAVAIVAFLGYRKIDVGAKVLAVLLTLEVAILLVLAAATIINGGPEPWSAAPFSPANVFFAPTAGALFVVGFGAYLGFESTAIYAEEAKRPERTIPRATIIAVVFLALFYAFSFWILTVAFGVDGVIALAQGDSFETMVIDGTEQLAGYWAGYVMKILIVTSFFACVLSFHNACTRYLFALGREGLLPRVLGRTTAKEQSPAVASLTLSVCSALGVVIAIVVGADPFLGLALWTYATGVQGLVFAQALAAIAVVWYFLRDRRGHGVFRVVVAPIIGAIGLATGYTLIVTNFEVVTGLQGPINQVLLLPTPILFFGGIIVGLILKSRKPEYYAGLTESVQVQQVAAADEPRSGSRAE, from the coding sequence ATGTCCGCCCAACCCAGCACGAGTGCCGCGGCACGAGGCTCGGACTCTTCCAAACTCGCAGCCGGCCGTCTCGGTACCTGGGACATTATCTTCTTCGTGGTATCGGCAGCGGCGCCACTCACTGTCGTCGTCAGTGGTGCCGCAACCTCGTTCCGTCTCGGAGGTCTGGGTGCTCCCGGCGCGCTCCTGTTCAGCGGCGTCGTGCTCATCTTCTTCGCGCTTGGCTTCACCGCAATGTCGCGGAGCGTGCGCAACGCTGGAGCATTTTACGCATATGTCTCCCGCGGCCTCGGCAAGCCCGTCGGCCTGGGCGTTTCTTCCGTCACGGTGTTCGCCTACATCGCACTGGTGATCTCGTTTTACGGATTCATCGGGTTCTTCGCGCAGTTCACGTTTGCCGAGCTGCTCGGGATCGACCTGCCCTGGGGAGTGTGGTCACTGCTGGCGGTCGCGATCGTCGCATTCCTGGGGTATCGGAAGATCGACGTGGGAGCGAAAGTGCTTGCGGTGCTCCTGACGCTCGAAGTCGCGATCTTGCTCGTGCTCGCCGCCGCCACGATCATCAACGGCGGTCCCGAGCCCTGGAGCGCGGCGCCGTTCAGCCCGGCGAACGTCTTCTTTGCTCCCACAGCCGGCGCACTGTTCGTGGTCGGCTTCGGCGCGTACCTTGGTTTTGAAAGCACGGCGATCTACGCCGAGGAAGCGAAACGCCCTGAGCGCACCATTCCGCGGGCCACCATCATCGCCGTCGTCTTCCTCGCGCTGTTCTATGCGTTCTCGTTCTGGATCCTTACCGTAGCGTTCGGTGTCGACGGAGTCATTGCACTTGCGCAGGGCGACTCGTTCGAGACGATGGTTATTGACGGCACCGAGCAACTCGCAGGGTATTGGGCTGGGTACGTGATGAAGATTCTGATTGTGACGAGCTTTTTCGCGTGTGTCCTGTCGTTTCACAACGCGTGCACTCGCTACCTGTTCGCGCTCGGGCGCGAGGGCCTGCTGCCGCGCGTTCTGGGGCGTACAACGGCGAAGGAGCAGTCGCCGGCCGTCGCGAGCCTGACGCTCTCCGTGTGCTCCGCACTCGGCGTGGTGATTGCGATCGTCGTCGGCGCCGACCCATTCCTGGGCCTCGCGCTCTGGACGTACGCGACGGGGGTCCAGGGACTGGTGTTCGCACAAGCACTCGCCGCCATCGCTGTGGTCTGGTACTTCCTGCGTGATCGGCGCGGGCACGGCGTCTTCCGTGTGGTGGTGGCCCCGATTATCGGTGCCATTGGCCTGGCCACCGGCTACACGCTGATCGTCACGAACTTCGAGGTCGTGACGGGTCTCCAGGGTCCCATCAACCAGGTGTTACTCCTGCCAACTCCGATCTTGTTCTTCGGGGGCATCATCGTCGGACTCATCCTCAAGTCACGCAAACCGGAGTACTACGCCGGACTCACCGAATCGGTCCAGGTGCAGCAGGTGGCGGCGGCGGACGAACCTCGGTCCGGCTCTCGGGCAGAGTGA